The Deltaproteobacteria bacterium genome includes a window with the following:
- a CDS encoding MGMT family protein produces the protein MTLKSRGGTEPSSSIESPWHQSLTGIVFRYGHPAWPNLPLDWTRVSPFARCVLSTLRETVPAGTWTTYRDLARRCGSPRAAQAVGNVMACNPWPLYVPCHRVIRSDGSLGRFGPGEKLKHELLALENAVLPK, from the coding sequence ATGACCTTGAAATCGAGAGGCGGCACCGAGCCGTCGTCTTCGATAGAGTCCCCCTGGCACCAATCCCTCACCGGTATCGTCTTCCGCTACGGACACCCTGCCTGGCCCAATCTCCCTCTGGACTGGACGCGAGTATCCCCATTTGCTCGCTGCGTTCTATCCACTCTCCGAGAGACAGTACCGGCCGGCACATGGACGACCTACCGCGACCTGGCCAGAAGATGCGGTTCACCCCGCGCCGCCCAGGCCGTGGGCAATGTCATGGCCTGCAACCCTTGGCCGCTATACGTGCCGTGTCACAGGGTCATACGATCGGATGGAAGCCTTGGGAGATTCGGCCCCGGAGAAAAACTGAAGCATGAACTCCTAGCCCTTGAAAATGCGGTCCTCCCAAAATGA